Genomic window (Sparus aurata chromosome 19, fSpaAur1.1, whole genome shotgun sequence):
GACAGGCTGAAGGTCTTGGGTCCTCTCATCATGGGCATAGGGATTTTCCTCTTCATCTGTGCCAACGCCGTCCTCCACGAGAACCGTGACAAGAAGACCAAAATCATCAACCTGCGGGACATTTACTCCACAGTTATCGACCTCCACAGCCTCCGTAAACCCAACACCTCCTCTGCCCGCCGCTCCTCCACCAATCCTCTCAACGGCCTTGTTAACTATGTCCAATCAAAGAGCCTGGAGACCAAACCCAGGGCATACCCTGCCTCCCTGTTGAACTGGagtcagggaggaggagggggagagggaggaggtgggccATTGTCCAGGCAAccagaagatggaggaggaggaggtttgggCAGTGATGAAGAGGGAGGATGCACTGTGTTCAGTATCTACCAGGAGCAGCCCCTTGCTCCTCCTACCccctcctccgtctccctcaGCTTCAGCCCTCTCCATCTCCCAACCTGCTGGACCTCCCTGCATAAGGAGGCACTCAGTTCCTTCACTTTACCCCTGCGCCGGCCGCGGCCTGCTGCTCCCCGCAGGAGGCACTCCGCTCGGGCCGGTACGAGCTGGAgcacagagggggaggaggagagagggagggaggggggaggccACCACCAGGAGGACAAAGTGAAGGAGGATGAGGTTTATGCATGTTCATCAACTACTCTGTGCTCTTCCATCCCCCCACAATGCAGACCCTTCCAGGgttcctgcagctcctccagcttcCATGGGGAGGCACCAGGAGGCTCCAAggccctgctcctcctctcctcctcctccctcaccccctCCCACTTGTCGCTGTCCTCCTTGTCTcacctcctgtcctcctcctcatccacgCCGCCCCAACCCTGCAGGAGGCAAAGCCTGCCGACTAGCAGCAGCACGACAGGTTACAGTAAACTGACACATGGCGAGGAGGAATCGTTTGAGTCGACAGAGGTGACATCCTCACatcatgtgacatcacacaggaaGTACTCCAACAGAGAGAAGCTAAGGATGATTTCACAGGTGGATTCTGAtcagaggcaggaggaggagggcagaggAGACGGGTCGGCCAATCAATAGTTGATTTAGTGTCTGACAGCAAAACTGTGAGCTCATGTGACTTTTTGATGACATCAGCCCGAGATCAGGACGtgagaaacaatgaaacacaaaacTGATGAAACGACCGTTGAGTCACACTGGTTGTCGTAGCAATAAGGAGTCTTCCAGATGAACCAATGACAGCACAACAGGAAATTAACAActgaactttgttttatttgcattaaTCAGCTCGTTAACTGACTGCCTGCTTATTAAAAAGACGTGGGAATGTTTTTGTACTAAATCATTATGTGTTCATGTTACATGTGCAGCCgatcagagaagaaacagaaatgttcagGCTGTTTTATAATCCATCatcacagaagagaaaacatttgAGCTGCTGAATGTCACTTTGTTCTTCTGTCTGTTTAACATCAACAAGCACAACATTGAACCTTCACAGACTGACGGACATCTCACACAAATAtcaacaatatttatttatttatttataattgatCTGCACAGAAAGTCTCATTAAGGCCAGGACTCTTTTTTAAACCTGAGAACGAGAACAAACACAGTCAGATGTCTGACTTCAGTTTCACTCTAATAAAATTATGTAAAAAATTGAGGAATCCCAAACATTTAATGGTGAGATGACAGATTTTGAGTGTTTGAAACTAATTCATATGTAAAAAATATCTTCTGTGACTGTCACATTAAGAGATGAGTCTGAGGCGTATATCTTaatatcatctgcataaagaTGTAGAATACAAATTGCAGTGTATAGTTTCGGCAGGAGAATAAAAGAGAACCGGGCCGGTGGGACACCTTCACAGAAACTACTGAGTCTGACCAGAGAGATGTTAAACCATTCTGTTCATTCAGGACTCACAAAGAGGACTCACACAGTCGTCGTCAGATGATCTTCGCTGTCATGGTAACAATAATATACACatagttaaaggtgcaacaatgctattttacagtttttattgattgctttgacctgtttaaacaaactggaatccactcggttttcatcatcactgtctcagcagagcactaGACACCTCTTGCagatgtgttaaccctttctcattggattgacacattgtcccacccttttgcagaacagttaacacggatgtcattcaagcagtccaaactccattgtt
Coding sequences:
- the LOC115570407 gene encoding transmembrane protein 200C-like isoform X3; this translates as MIATGGLLRINARRQDSLRSKPHKPHTHKRKSKKKRRSEVVVVKGKLKLVSVSGLVAALGILVLLVGMVMAALGYWPRGGLFFSAGPQEGATMASVSSRDSTPAPADNQGNSHNEGNQLQGGDREEEPEGEEGHGREGGEGDRAGVDEEGGGDDGFNRTEFVNGTSWHLPQGFLEDFLDRYLYSDRLKVLGPLIMGIGIFLFICANAVLHENRDKKTKIINLRDIYSTVIDLHSLRKPNTSSARRSSTNPLNGLVNYVQSKSLETKPRAYPASLLNWSQGGGGGEGGGGPLSRQPEDGGGGGLGSDEEGGCTVFSIYQEQPLAPPTPSSVSLSFSPLHLPTCWTSLHKEALSSFTLPLRRPRPAAPRRRHSARAGTSWSTEGEEERGREGGGHHQEDKVKEDEVYACSSTTLCSSIPPQCRPFQGSCSSSSFHGEAPGGSKALLLLSSSSLTPSHLSLSSLSHLLSSSSSTPPQPCRRQSLPTSSSTTGYSKLTHGEEESFESTEVTSSHHVTSHRKYSNREKLRMISQVDSDQRQEEEGRGDGSANQ
- the LOC115570407 gene encoding transmembrane protein 200C-like isoform X4, coding for MIATGGLLRINARRQDSLRSKPHKPHTHKRKSKKKRSEVVVVKGKLKLVSVSGLVAALGILVLLVGMVMAALGYWPRGGLFFSAGPQEGATMASVSSRDSTPAPADNQGNSHNEGNQLQGGDREEEPEGEEGHGREGGEGDRAGVDEEGGGDDGFNRTEFVNGTSWHLPQGFLEDFLDRYLYSDRLKVLGPLIMGIGIFLFICANAVLHENRDKKTKIINLRDIYSTVIDLHSLRKPNTSSARRSSTNPLNGLVNYVQSKSLETKPRAYPASLLNWSQGGGGGEGGGGPLSRQPEDGGGGGLGSDEEGGCTVFSIYQEQPLAPPTPSSVSLSFSPLHLPTCWTSLHKEALSSFTLPLRRPRPAAPRRRHSARAGTSWSTEGEEERGREGGGHHQEDKVKEDEVYACSSTTLCSSIPPQCRPFQGSCSSSSFHGEAPGGSKALLLLSSSSLTPSHLSLSSLSHLLSSSSSTPPQPCRRQSLPTSSSTTGYSKLTHGEEESFESTEVTSSHHVTSHRKYSNREKLRMISQVDSDQRQEEEGRGDGSANQ
- the LOC115570407 gene encoding transmembrane protein 200C-like isoform X1 — encoded protein: MRSLSKVLSDSRSHAALAGTPVLNSTNTLDILGRDLKTFCGDSAHDDVTSCPLRRSEVVVVKGKLKLVSVSGLVAALGILVLLVGMVMAALGYWPRGGLFFSAGPQEGATMASVSSRDSTPAPADNQGNSHNEGNQLQGGDREEEPEGEEGHGREGGEGDRAGVDEEGGGDDGFNRTEFVNGTSWHLPQGFLEDFLDRYLYSDRLKVLGPLIMGIGIFLFICANAVLHENRDKKTKIINLRDIYSTVIDLHSLRKPNTSSARRSSTNPLNGLVNYVQSKSLETKPRAYPASLLNWSQGGGGGEGGGGPLSRQPEDGGGGGLGSDEEGGCTVFSIYQEQPLAPPTPSSVSLSFSPLHLPTCWTSLHKEALSSFTLPLRRPRPAAPRRRHSARAGTSWSTEGEEERGREGGGHHQEDKVKEDEVYACSSTTLCSSIPPQCRPFQGSCSSSSFHGEAPGGSKALLLLSSSSLTPSHLSLSSLSHLLSSSSSTPPQPCRRQSLPTSSSTTGYSKLTHGEEESFESTEVTSSHHVTSHRKYSNREKLRMISQVDSDQRQEEEGRGDGSANQ
- the LOC115570407 gene encoding transmembrane protein 200C-like isoform X2 is translated as MRSLSKVLSDSRSHAALAGTPVLNSTNTLDILGRDLKTFCGDSAHDDVTSCPLRRSEVVVVKGKLKLVSVSGLVAALGILVLLVGMVMAALGYWPRGGLFFSAGPQEGATMASVSSRDSTPAPADNQGGDREEEPEGEEGHGREGGEGDRAGVDEEGGGDDGFNRTEFVNGTSWHLPQGFLEDFLDRYLYSDRLKVLGPLIMGIGIFLFICANAVLHENRDKKTKIINLRDIYSTVIDLHSLRKPNTSSARRSSTNPLNGLVNYVQSKSLETKPRAYPASLLNWSQGGGGGEGGGGPLSRQPEDGGGGGLGSDEEGGCTVFSIYQEQPLAPPTPSSVSLSFSPLHLPTCWTSLHKEALSSFTLPLRRPRPAAPRRRHSARAGTSWSTEGEEERGREGGGHHQEDKVKEDEVYACSSTTLCSSIPPQCRPFQGSCSSSSFHGEAPGGSKALLLLSSSSLTPSHLSLSSLSHLLSSSSSTPPQPCRRQSLPTSSSTTGYSKLTHGEEESFESTEVTSSHHVTSHRKYSNREKLRMISQVDSDQRQEEEGRGDGSANQ